The genomic window CAAGTCAGACTCCACTGAATCTTGCCGCCACCACGGAATCCCTGCCTTGTAAGAGGGACGCTCACCTTCATAGTCCCATGATATCTCTGATGCTTGCAGGCCGATTACGGATTTCGGTTCCTTGCCGTGGGAAGCAATCCATGCTTCAACGGCagcttctttctcctcttcgctATTGTACAGCCTCTCCCTACCCAATGGGTTTATGCTTGGATTAGCCATTGCTGCCATTGCTGCAGTCATGTATGCAGAATCCCCTATAATTGGAGCACCTATAGCAGCAAGCTGTGCCCTAATCTGCAAAATAATTTAATTCCAAATTAGACTATATTGTGATGTACCATAAGCAAGCAATCAAATTCCTGGCAAGGATTATACCACTGAACGAAACAATTGCATATGCATAGCTCATTCAATTAAAAAACACAAGTGTTggcaaaaacaaacaaatagcaCGTTAAAGCCTTCCAAGACGACAGTCTGTTAGCTTGGAATCTTTGCATTACAAAAGGGGAATAATCAAGCCTTTAATGGTGTCATTTAACAGAAATTATATGATACTCCTACCTGATGAGTTTTCCCCGTCAAGAGATTGATTTTACATTCATAGGCAGCTTCCTGTTGGGGCCACCCACAGTCGTTGATGTTGTAAACTTTCCTGATCAAAGAGCTTGGCCATGGTACCTTCTTACAATCAAGTATCTCCATTTGACAGAGATACCATCCTCCAATATGGTCTGGTATGACGAAAATATTAATATACTAGTACAAGGATTTCAATATAACAACCAAGGCCCAACAGACAAAAACATGCAAGTAACTTGAAATTTCTGATGCAAGCATCCGTGTCTTAGTCAGGTCGAGGACTTCTATCTTCTATAGTTTTTAACATCCAGCAAGCAATTAACATAATAACAAGGAAATGCACAAATAGCTGATGGAGACGAGACTCTATGTAAACTGTTGATTCACATTTCACTATTTAGTAAATGGCCACAACTTAACAATGGTGGTGTGAGTGCACATATGTTTATAAAGAGGTAAACAATTTCACCCAAAATCAAATATATTTACAACCCAGATATATGTATGCAACTCAGGACAGCAATGCTAACATCAAAATACGAAACACATATTGACTGAACTTCTAATCTTCCACAAGCAACATATTTCAATTCAAAAGTTACCTTTTGAAACTAATCTAGGAGCACGATTAACAGGACGCATATAATGCGTAATTGTTCCTGTAGACACAGGTGCTGTAGTAAGTGCCAGATAAAGTTTCTTAACCTGTTTTTCCTGTTACAAAATGGAAAAAGGTATCATTGCCAATACAGGTTCATGGTGCAAAAGCACACTACATTGCAGTTAGGCAGTAACATACCCTTATCAGTCCATGGAAAACCGAGGAGAACCCTTTTGTTTTGGACAATACCACACtgcaaagttttgagaaaagGATGGCATATTGGCATTAGCTACTTACTTTCCACATTTGAGCAAACCAAGTTTATACAAGTAAAGTGATAGACAAACCAGCCTTCAGAACAATTGTCAATTTGATGAGTTGTCATTAATGGCGTTTCCAATCCTAATGCACGCGAAGTAAATACTGCACAGGATTCCTCGATGTTATCAGTTGTTCCTCCCACCTACATATTGAAATTCACGCTTAATATTATTTGAATTCAGAAAAGTTCAACCCTAATGACTGATTGGACCATATCTAAGTTCACCagctacaatattttttttttaaaaaaaacttgcttCATGAATAACTGTGTGCTTCTGGTTGCATTCGTGGACCATACGCATTTTAATTGAGGTAAATTTTCATTTTGTGAAGTAACCTTttagtttagtaaaatagataGTACAGTCATAGACAATTTGAACAGCATCAAGTTAACACATGAACAGTTCAAGAAACTAGATGGCTATCTTGCAGAACACATTCTGTATTATGGTATCTGCAGCCTAGGAAATTTATACCGCGATGCCTCAAGTAGTCAAGTGCCAACAAatgtaaaaagaaaagataagaGAGACATACTGATGTTGCAGCTGGTTTATCGAGGACAACATAGTCATCAGCGACTGCTATTACCCTGGTTTTCCAGTCAATTTCATAACACCTGGCAGGATTGAATAAGGAACATACTCATAAGCACTCTATCTGATTCATTCATTCATCATAGCAAGAGTTCACAGCAGATAACAGAGAAAAGCATCCATCTTACCTCGGAAAACGTTTGGGATGCACATGAACCCGCAGATATGTGCCGGCCTCAAGGCGCTGGTTTGGGTCCGTCACCCTGAACGTCTTCTGCGCTTCCCTCACCGTCTTCCCCTTAATGGACGCCCTTCGGCGCAGGACTGAAGGCTCGGTAACTTCCCTAAAGAGTCTAAAATGCTCCGGAGAAGCGTAAGGAGGCGGCTGCGGCGCGACAAGCGCGTAGTATACAGCCCCAAACTTGATAAGATCTGCAACATACCTTCACACCCACAATGTTACTCAAGACTCATTCTTACATCAGCCAATTCATTTCACTCTAGTAAGAGAGCGCGAGAGAGCATATGGGGAGGGGTGCTTACAGAGGAGGAAGGCCGAGAGACCTGGAGATGAAATCGGCGGCCACCTCGTCCTCCCGAGCGACGAGGTGCTCGATTCTTGGAGGCTCGTCTTGCAACGGGCACGGCAGAAGCCTGTCATACACTGGATACCTGCGTCACGGTGGACACCGTCTCAGTGCATCACCTGAGAATAGCAGCTATGGAGATAGTAGAAGGGCGGGCGAGCTTACGCTGCGGTTGTTGGGGCTTCGACCACAGCGGCGGTTGACActgcagcggcggtggcggcgagggGCGTAGCGGGGGAGAGGAGGgaccggcggcggcgtggggtggggtgggtggCGAGGAGcggagagaaggagagggcgCGCGGGAGGAGTGGAGGGGGAGGGAAGGGGCGATGCCGTAGCCGCGGGAGGAGGGAGGCGACGGAGGCCGCCGGCTTTGGCATCCCGGCGTGTCGCGGCGGCGGGAGGTCAGATAAGATTAAGCTTAAGCTTCTCTGCAGATAGTATATGCATTCAGATTTCAGGGTGAATTTGGTTTGAAGATtatgttttgtgattttttttttctgctgaAATTTGGTATATTTAACCGAATATGACATGTGTATTCCTTTGCCGCTTAATTTCGatgatatttgatatttttctgTTGAAATTTGGTATATTTAACCGAATTTGACATGCGTATTCCTTTCGCCGCTTAATTTCGCTGATATTTGGTTATTTACTGGGTTTTTTTTAGTCCGTTTTCTTACCAAACTTTGGTCAAACTGGTTAGCAGACCAAATTTTGGCAGGACGGTAGGCACAAAAAGGTTGCATTTCTAGATTGCAGTTCAGAAGTTTGATGTGtaactttgactattaattttaattagaatatatttataaaattcaataaatttacAATATGATtgaagtattttttaagacaatcAATACATATAATTTCCATGTTAAATGTTTCAAAAGTCATTGATGGTCaaaatttaaaagtttgatcggtCCTTATTCAAAACGTTATGTATTTACGATCGAATGGAGTATataatttgcaaaaatttactTTACCTTTCACCCAATCTAATACTCTATCACGAATCACATACTCAAGTTAATAATGTGCCAATTGATTTCGAGCTAAAAAGTGACAAGTGCCAAATGAACCTCACACACGCCCTAAAACTTTGCTTCCATCGGTTGCATTCAAATCAAAGGGATTTAAAAGCATCAAATTGTAAGTTTGTAACAACACCACGTGGCACAATCGCCACACCAATCACCTCGTCACGTACGCAATGAGGTCATCCAGGTCCCGTCTGGACGACCCGCCCTCGGCCAGGGAGTCACAGCGCGGACGGTCTCTCCGAGCGCCGTCACTCGCTGCCGCATCGCCGCCCCTTCGTCTGAGGCCATCACCTTGTCGATCGCCTCGCGGATGGAGGCCGCCAACGTGACTTCGTTGTGCTCCTCCCACGGTCGCAAGAGGACACCGGCCTTGAGGTACTTTCACACGAGCTCGCGCACCTGCTCATGACGGAGCGACGACGTCATGCCAAACGAGATGTACAGCTCCAACGACGGCGACTGCTTGTCGAGCCAACGGGTTCAGAGGCCTAATGGTGAATAGCTTGTTGCCGTCGGAGGAGGGGATCCCCGTGAGCAATGGCAGATCCAACCTTAAATTTTAGGTGGGACGGATACAAACAACTAACTTTACGATATCAATACAACTAAATACAAGTATACCTAATGCTACTTTAACAATTATAAA from Phragmites australis chromosome 14, lpPhrAust1.1, whole genome shotgun sequence includes these protein-coding regions:
- the LOC133891075 gene encoding RNA pseudouridine synthase 6, chloroplastic-like isoform X1; translated protein: MPKPAASVASLLPRLRHRPFPPPPLLPRALSFSPLLATHPTPRRRRSLLSPATPLAATAAAVSTAAVVEAPTTAAYPVYDRLLPCPLQDEPPRIEHLVAREDEVAADFISRSLGLPPLYVADLIKFGAVYYALVAPQPPPYASPEHFRLFREVTEPSVLRRRASIKGKTVREAQKTFRVTDPNQRLEAGTYLRVHVHPKRFPRCYEIDWKTRVIAVADDYVVLDKPAATSVGGTTDNIEESCAVFTSRALGLETPLMTTHQIDNCSEGCVVLSKTKGFSSVFHGLIREKQVKKLYLALTTAPVSTGTITHYMRPVNRAPRLVSKDHIGGWYLCQMEILDCKKVPWPSSLIRKVYNINDCGWPQQEAAYECKINLLTGKTHQIRAQLAAIGAPIIGDSAYMTAAMAAMANPSINPLGRERLYNSEEEKEAAVEAWIASHGKEPKSVIGLQASEISWDYEGERPSYKAGIPWWRQDSVESDLV
- the LOC133891075 gene encoding RNA pseudouridine synthase 6, chloroplastic-like isoform X2, whose amino-acid sequence is MTGFCRARCKTSLQESSTSSLGRTRWPPISSPGLSAFLLYLIKFGAVYYALVAPQPPPYASPEHFRLFREVTEPSVLRRRASIKGKTVREAQKTFRVTDPNQRLEAGTYLRVHVHPKRFPRCYEIDWKTRVIAVADDYVVLDKPAATSVGGTTDNIEESCAVFTSRALGLETPLMTTHQIDNCSEGCVVLSKTKGFSSVFHGLIREKQVKKLYLALTTAPVSTGTITHYMRPVNRAPRLVSKDHIGGWYLCQMEILDCKKVPWPSSLIRKVYNINDCGWPQQEAAYECKINLLTGKTHQIRAQLAAIGAPIIGDSAYMTAAMAAMANPSINPLGRERLYNSEEEKEAAVEAWIASHGKEPKSVIGLQASEISWDYEGERPSYKAGIPWWRQDSVESDLV